In one Bacillus sp. PK3_68 genomic region, the following are encoded:
- the bcp gene encoding thioredoxin-dependent thiol peroxidase gives MVAKIGEVAPDFKLIANNGEKVGLSDYRGKNVVLYFYPKDMTPGCTTQACDFRDKHDQFSDLETVILGVSTDPVARHEKFIDKYDLPFLLLADENHEVCELYDVWKLKKNFGKEYMGIERSTFVIDSEGKLVKEWRKVKVAGHVEEALQFIKEQLS, from the coding sequence ATGGTAGCAAAGATAGGAGAAGTAGCCCCGGATTTTAAATTAATAGCAAACAATGGAGAAAAAGTAGGTTTATCTGATTACAGGGGCAAAAATGTTGTTCTTTATTTTTATCCAAAAGACATGACTCCAGGGTGCACGACACAAGCTTGTGATTTTCGTGATAAGCATGACCAGTTTAGTGATCTAGAAACAGTGATTTTGGGAGTGAGCACAGACCCTGTTGCTCGTCATGAGAAATTTATTGACAAGTACGACCTGCCGTTTTTACTACTTGCAGATGAAAATCATGAAGTATGCGAATTATATGATGTTTGGAAGCTAAAGAAGAACTTCGGCAAAGAGTACATGGGGATTGAGCGTTCTACTTTTGTGATCGATTCAGAAGGAAAGTTAGTTAAGGAATGGAGAAAAGTAAAGGTAGCGGGGCATGTAGAGGAAGCGCTTCAGTTTATTAAAGAACAATTATCCTAA
- a CDS encoding glutamate-1-semialdehyde 2,1-aminomutase — MQHTNSEQLHQEALKHIVGGVNSPSRSYKAVGGGSPVAMERGKGAYFWDVDGNQYIDYLAAYGPIITGHAHPHITEAIKEAAEKGVLYGTPTPYEVTFAKMLKEAIPSMDKVRFVNSGTEAVMTTIRVARAYTGRDKIIKFAGCYHGHSDLVLVAAGSGPSTLGTPDSAGVPKSIAQEVITVPFNETEPLKEALEKWGEEIAAVLIEPIVGNFGIVEPKPGFLEEVKKLTHEAGALLIFDEVITGFRFMYGGAQDLLGITPDLTAMGKIIGGGLPIGAYGGRKEIMEEVAPLGPAYQAGTMAGNPASMLAGIACLEVLQKEGVYEELDRLGAILEEGILASAQKYNTPITINRLKGALTIYFTNEKVVNYEQAEATDGEMFGRFFKLMLSQGIHLAPSKYEAWFLTTEHTDEDVEKTLQAVDFAFSQLR, encoded by the coding sequence ATGCAACACACTAATTCTGAGCAGCTTCATCAAGAAGCACTAAAACATATTGTGGGAGGAGTAAACAGCCCTTCACGTTCTTACAAAGCCGTTGGCGGGGGCTCGCCTGTAGCTATGGAGAGAGGAAAAGGAGCCTATTTCTGGGATGTAGATGGCAATCAGTACATTGATTATCTTGCTGCCTATGGCCCGATTATTACTGGGCACGCACACCCGCATATTACGGAGGCAATTAAAGAAGCAGCTGAAAAAGGCGTGCTGTATGGTACACCAACACCGTATGAAGTCACCTTTGCAAAAATGTTGAAAGAAGCTATTCCAAGCATGGATAAGGTTCGATTTGTCAACAGCGGGACAGAGGCTGTGATGACAACAATCCGTGTAGCTCGCGCTTATACAGGACGCGACAAGATTATTAAATTTGCCGGCTGTTATCATGGACATTCTGATTTAGTTTTGGTAGCAGCAGGATCAGGACCTTCTACGTTAGGAACGCCCGATTCTGCGGGGGTACCAAAAAGTATTGCTCAAGAGGTTATTACAGTTCCATTTAACGAAACAGAGCCATTGAAAGAAGCATTAGAAAAATGGGGCGAAGAGATTGCTGCGGTTCTTATTGAACCAATCGTCGGTAATTTTGGTATTGTCGAACCGAAACCAGGCTTTTTGGAAGAAGTCAAAAAACTGACACACGAAGCCGGCGCATTGCTCATTTTTGATGAGGTCATCACTGGCTTCCGTTTCATGTATGGAGGAGCACAGGATCTATTAGGCATTACGCCTGATTTAACAGCCATGGGAAAAATTATTGGTGGCGGTCTACCAATCGGCGCCTACGGCGGCCGCAAAGAGATCATGGAGGAAGTAGCTCCGCTTGGTCCGGCTTATCAGGCAGGAACCATGGCTGGCAACCCGGCCTCTATGCTTGCTGGTATCGCTTGCCTTGAAGTGCTTCAAAAAGAAGGAGTATACGAGGAATTGGATCGCCTCGGTGCTATTCTTGAAGAAGGCATTTTAGCATCAGCCCAAAAATATAATACCCCTATCACAATTAATCGTTTAAAAGGTGCTTTAACCATTTACTTTACAAACGAGAAGGTTGTGAACTATGAACAAGCAGAGGCAACAGATGGAGAAATGTTTGGTCGCTTCTTCAAATTAATGCTTTCTCAAGGAATTCATCTTGCCCCATCCAAGTACGAAGCATGGTTCTTAACAACTGAGCATACAGATGAAGATGTTGAGAAAACATTGCAGGCAGTAGATTTTGCTTTTTCTCAATTGCGTTAA
- a CDS encoding ABC transporter substrate-binding protein, with translation MKKRLLGMLSLLLVLSMALIGCSSNSSDGGKSKGGEGAGGGTLIYGRGGDAVSLDPAIVTDGESLIIAEQVYETLVNFDKETTDIVPGLAKDWKISEDGLTYTFELEEGIKFQDGTDFNADAVVKNVERWLTSNDEAKFAYFASQFGGFKGSDTAIIKEVKAEGDNKVIFTLNKPQAPFLKNLAMSPFAIASPTAIEKYGDKYGENPVGTGPFKFESWKRNDTITLVKNEDYHKKGEPKVDKLIFKVIEDNSARLNALVKGEVDLIDGLNPSDAEKVKSDKNLQLFERPSLNVGYLGFNVEKEPFNNPKVRQALSYAVNKEALIKNFYEGTAEPAKNPMPPTLNGYNDEIKDYDFDLDKAKKLLVEAGYKDGFKVDLWAMPVPRPYMPNGQKVAEALQADFEKIGVKANIVTMEWATYLEKVQAGEAPLFMLGWTGDNGDADNFLYTLLDKDAIGSNNYSRYANEDVHKLLLEAQAETDEAKRAELYKKAQEIIHTDAPWVPLAHSTPLLAGKSTIEGFFPHPTGSQPMGDVSIK, from the coding sequence ATGAAGAAAAGGCTTTTGGGGATGTTATCACTCCTGTTAGTGCTTTCTATGGCATTAATCGGATGCTCGTCAAATTCTTCCGATGGAGGCAAAAGCAAAGGAGGAGAGGGAGCAGGCGGCGGAACATTAATTTATGGACGCGGCGGAGATGCTGTCTCACTTGACCCGGCTATTGTTACCGATGGGGAATCGTTGATCATTGCAGAGCAGGTATATGAAACGCTTGTAAACTTTGATAAAGAAACGACAGATATCGTTCCGGGACTTGCTAAGGACTGGAAAATATCTGAAGATGGTTTAACGTATACGTTTGAACTGGAAGAGGGAATCAAGTTTCAAGACGGCACGGATTTTAATGCGGATGCCGTTGTGAAAAATGTGGAAAGATGGCTGACGAGCAATGATGAGGCGAAATTTGCCTACTTTGCTTCTCAATTTGGCGGCTTTAAAGGCAGTGACACGGCCATCATTAAAGAGGTGAAGGCTGAAGGAGATAATAAAGTTATCTTTACGCTTAACAAGCCACAAGCGCCATTCTTGAAAAACCTAGCAATGTCACCATTTGCTATTGCCAGCCCGACAGCTATTGAAAAGTACGGGGATAAATATGGCGAAAATCCAGTGGGTACAGGTCCGTTTAAATTTGAGAGCTGGAAACGCAATGATACGATCACTCTTGTAAAAAATGAGGATTATCACAAAAAGGGAGAGCCTAAAGTCGATAAGTTAATTTTCAAAGTAATTGAAGACAACTCTGCCCGCTTAAATGCATTGGTTAAAGGAGAAGTAGACTTAATCGATGGCTTAAATCCAAGCGATGCTGAAAAGGTAAAAAGTGATAAAAACCTTCAATTATTTGAGAGACCTTCTTTAAACGTAGGGTATCTGGGCTTTAACGTAGAAAAAGAGCCTTTTAACAATCCGAAAGTGCGTCAGGCACTCAGCTACGCAGTAAATAAAGAAGCTTTAATCAAAAACTTCTACGAGGGAACAGCAGAACCTGCTAAGAACCCAATGCCGCCAACTCTTAACGGTTATAACGATGAAATAAAAGATTATGATTTCGATCTTGATAAAGCCAAGAAACTACTAGTTGAAGCTGGATACAAAGATGGATTCAAAGTAGATTTATGGGCAATGCCAGTGCCGCGTCCATATATGCCGAATGGACAAAAAGTGGCAGAAGCACTGCAGGCTGATTTTGAAAAGATCGGCGTGAAGGCTAATATCGTAACAATGGAATGGGCGACTTATCTCGAAAAAGTACAGGCGGGAGAGGCTCCTCTATTCATGCTCGGCTGGACAGGAGATAACGGTGATGCCGATAACTTCTTGTACACACTTCTTGATAAAGATGCGATTGGATCGAATAACTACTCTCGCTACGCTAATGAAGATGTTCATAAGCTTCTGTTGGAAGCACAAGCAGAAACAGATGAAGCGAAGCGTGCAGAATTGTATAAAAAAGCACAAGAGATCATTCATACGGATGCCCCATGGGTACCGCTGGCCCATTCTACTCCGTTGCTGGCAGGAAAAAGTACGATTGAAGGCTTCTTCCCACATCCAACTGGTTCACAGCCAATGGGGGATGTATCGATTAAATAA
- a CDS encoding ABC transporter permease, giving the protein MTEIAEQTQLPPSGPDVKINQEEKTVSPWVDVWRRFRKNKAALFGAGLVSFFILLAIFADLIAPYGFKETVLANKHLPPSSKHWFGTDEFGRDIFSRVVYGARISLWVGFVSVAGSVIVGSSLGIIAGYYGIWVDTIISRLFDILLAFPSILLAIAVVAMLGPSLQNALIAIAIINVPTFGRLVRAKVLTVKEEEYITAAKAIGMKDSRILLHHVLPNSMAPIIVQGTLAIATAIIEAAALGFLGMGAQPPTPEWGKMLADSKDFIMQAPWTVFFPGIAIMLTVLGFNLMGDGLRDALDPRMKN; this is encoded by the coding sequence ATGACAGAAATTGCAGAACAGACTCAGCTGCCTCCGTCCGGACCTGACGTGAAGATAAACCAGGAAGAAAAAACAGTTTCACCGTGGGTCGATGTTTGGCGGAGGTTTCGAAAAAATAAAGCTGCCCTGTTTGGTGCCGGCCTTGTTTCTTTCTTTATATTGCTAGCCATCTTTGCTGATTTAATTGCTCCTTATGGCTTTAAGGAAACCGTGCTGGCCAACAAGCACTTGCCGCCCTCTTCCAAGCACTGGTTTGGAACAGATGAATTTGGCCGTGATATTTTTAGCCGAGTCGTTTACGGAGCTCGTATTTCTTTGTGGGTAGGGTTTGTCTCAGTAGCTGGTTCAGTTATTGTAGGCTCAAGCCTTGGTATTATTGCCGGTTATTATGGTATATGGGTGGATACAATTATCTCCCGTCTGTTTGATATTTTGCTTGCGTTCCCAAGTATTCTGCTGGCCATTGCTGTTGTGGCTATGCTAGGACCGTCTTTGCAAAATGCTTTGATTGCCATTGCTATTATTAATGTGCCAACATTCGGGCGGCTTGTCCGAGCCAAAGTGCTAACCGTCAAGGAAGAAGAATATATTACAGCGGCTAAAGCCATTGGGATGAAAGACAGCCGAATTTTACTTCATCATGTTTTGCCAAATAGTATGGCCCCCATTATTGTCCAAGGAACATTAGCTATTGCTACAGCAATTATTGAAGCGGCGGCTCTCGGATTTCTCGGCATGGGTGCCCAGCCACCAACACCCGAGTGGGGAAAAATGCTTGCGGATTCAAAAGATTTTATTATGCAGGCACCATGGACTGTGTTTTTCCCAGGTATTGCGATTATGCTAACGGTGCTTGGCTTCAATTTAATGGGGGATGGGCTACGTGATGCACTTGATCCCCGGATGAAAAACTAA
- a CDS encoding ABC transporter permease — translation MFAYTIRRLSMLIPVLLGMTLIVFSLIHAIPGSPAQILLGQQASPEAVAALTKEMGLDRPLYIQFIDYLKNLFTGDLGESFRTRSPISEEIWPYLAATIELALFAMIVAVVVGVNAGIISAWFQNSWFDYLLMIFALIGVSMPIFWLGLMEQYVFSIKLDWLPTTGRDNIRDPITPITHLYLLDTLLQGRFDQFVEVIKHLILPGIALATIPMAIIARITRSSMLEVMRSDYIRTARAKGMSMLKVVYKHSLRNAFIPILTIIGLQTGLLLGGAILTETIFGWPGIGNYIYGAIQFRDYPVIQSGILVVAAIFVCINLVVDLLYAAIDPRIKYR, via the coding sequence ATGTTTGCTTATACAATTCGGCGCCTATCCATGCTAATTCCGGTTTTATTAGGGATGACTTTAATTGTCTTTTCGCTTATCCATGCGATCCCCGGCAGTCCAGCACAAATTTTGCTCGGTCAGCAAGCGTCACCGGAAGCGGTAGCTGCTCTTACAAAAGAAATGGGGCTTGATCGGCCATTATACATTCAATTTATCGATTATTTAAAAAACCTGTTCACCGGTGATCTGGGAGAATCATTTAGAACGAGAAGCCCAATCAGTGAAGAAATTTGGCCTTATTTGGCGGCCACCATTGAGCTTGCTTTATTCGCTATGATTGTTGCTGTGGTGGTAGGTGTTAATGCTGGTATTATCTCCGCTTGGTTTCAAAATTCCTGGTTTGATTATTTGTTAATGATATTCGCCCTGATTGGCGTGTCTATGCCGATCTTCTGGCTTGGATTGATGGAGCAATATGTTTTTTCTATCAAGCTTGATTGGCTACCAACAACCGGACGGGATAATATTCGTGATCCTATAACGCCTATTACTCATCTATATTTGCTAGATACCCTCTTACAAGGACGTTTCGACCAATTTGTTGAAGTCATTAAGCATTTGATCTTGCCGGGCATAGCCCTTGCAACGATTCCGATGGCTATTATTGCTAGAATCACTCGTTCAAGTATGCTTGAAGTTATGCGTTCTGACTACATTCGGACTGCGAGAGCGAAAGGGATGAGCATGCTTAAAGTAGTGTATAAACATTCTTTAAGAAACGCATTTATTCCTATCTTAACCATTATCGGACTGCAGACTGGTTTGCTGCTAGGCGGCGCGATATTGACAGAGACAATCTTTGGATGGCCAGGCATTGGTAACTATATTTATGGTGCCATTCAATTCCGTGACTATCCTGTCATTCAATCTGGTATTTTAGTCGTTGCTGCCATTTTTGTTTGTATTAATTTGGTTGTTGATCTCTTATATGCCGCAATTGATCCGCGGATTAAATACCGTTAA
- a CDS encoding potassium channel family protein produces the protein MTPAIFSAVVFCLTMSIKGMFAPGQPQNRYLSFHYFLYFGCLYLTLMIGFALIYTLLQLNGQAVWTGEEAGAVNFWDKFFSSLYFSGITLFSVGYGDIVPEGAGRWVALIEAWIGYTIPTAFVVRTMLEKDNN, from the coding sequence ATGACTCCTGCAATTTTTAGCGCAGTAGTTTTTTGTTTAACAATGAGTATAAAAGGCATGTTTGCTCCGGGACAGCCTCAGAATCGTTACTTATCCTTTCATTACTTCTTATATTTTGGCTGCTTGTATTTAACACTTATGATCGGCTTTGCTTTAATCTATACATTATTGCAGCTTAATGGACAAGCTGTTTGGACGGGAGAGGAAGCGGGCGCTGTTAATTTTTGGGACAAATTCTTTAGTTCACTCTACTTTAGTGGCATCACACTTTTTTCGGTGGGTTACGGTGATATCGTGCCTGAGGGGGCAGGCCGATGGGTCGCTCTTATTGAAGCATGGATAGGCTACACAATCCCTACAGCTTTTGTAGTGCGTACTATGCTGGAAAAAGACAATAACTAA
- a CDS encoding aromatic acid exporter family protein, which produces MKLGARIFKTGIAIVLALFVSTLLGLPSPVFAGIAAVFAIQPTIYRSYLTLIQQVQANIIGAAIGISFVLLFGNHIVFVGLAAIVALIIMVKLHLEKSIGLALVTLMVIMELQNEHFIQFSLIRFITIMIGVLSASAVNLVFLPPQYETKLFGQINQVTEDTLKWIRLSLRTGTDYHVLKKDISKIRERLITVDNLYLMYKEDRGTLKRNLTSKKRKMVLYRKMILATRRSYDILRRMNQFENDISLLTPELQKTLVDYLDSLMSYHEHLLLRFIGKIKTTVEIEDVFEMGVDREQFMSLFTAEIKSSTSDEDDFSVHLLHLLSSVLEYGENLEHLDQLITSFSKFHPDDQLPEFEEGE; this is translated from the coding sequence ATGAAGCTGGGTGCACGAATTTTTAAAACGGGAATCGCTATTGTCTTAGCTTTATTCGTTTCCACGCTATTAGGCCTGCCTTCCCCGGTTTTTGCAGGCATCGCAGCAGTGTTCGCTATTCAGCCTACTATTTATCGTTCTTATTTAACTTTAATTCAACAAGTACAGGCAAACATTATAGGAGCAGCAATTGGCATCTCATTTGTGCTTTTATTCGGAAATCACATTGTATTTGTAGGGCTGGCAGCTATCGTCGCCTTAATTATCATGGTGAAGCTGCATTTAGAAAAATCCATTGGTCTTGCATTAGTTACATTGATGGTTATCATGGAGTTACAGAATGAACATTTTATTCAATTCTCCTTGATCCGCTTTATCACTATTATGATTGGGGTACTATCAGCCTCAGCTGTGAACTTAGTCTTTCTGCCTCCACAATATGAAACAAAGCTGTTCGGGCAAATTAATCAGGTAACTGAGGACACATTAAAATGGATTCGTCTAAGTTTGCGAACCGGAACGGACTATCACGTTTTAAAAAAGGACATCAGCAAGATTCGCGAGCGGCTCATAACAGTTGATAATCTTTATTTAATGTATAAAGAAGACCGCGGAACACTGAAACGAAATCTCACTTCTAAAAAACGAAAAATGGTTCTATACCGTAAGATGATCTTAGCCACTCGTAGAAGCTACGATATACTGCGAAGGATGAATCAATTTGAAAACGACATCTCTCTTCTAACGCCGGAATTACAAAAGACCCTTGTTGATTATCTTGATTCATTGATGAGCTATCATGAACATTTGCTTTTACGCTTTATTGGCAAAATAAAAACAACGGTTGAGATAGAGGACGTTTTTGAAATGGGCGTAGATCGGGAACAGTTTATGTCTCTGTTTACTGCTGAAATCAAGTCGAGCACTTCCGATGAAGATGATTTTTCTGTCCACCTGCTCCATCTCCTTTCCTCTGTTCTGGAATATGGGGAAAACTTGGAGCACCTTGATCAGCTCATTACAAGCTTTTCAAAATTTCATCCTGATGACCAACTTCCTGAGTTTGAAGAAGGTGAATAA
- a CDS encoding dipeptide ABC transporter ATP-binding protein, with translation MTETLLKVDNLKKFFPIHGGLLGRKVGEVKAVDDISFYINKGETLGLVGESGCGKSTTGRMLLRLLDPTEGKIEFEGRDLTKLSKEEMRKMRKEIQMVFQDPFASLNPRHTVEKILEEPLIVHGVKNKEERKKRVRELLETVGLSSWHAKRYPHQFSGGQRQRIGIARALAVHPKLIVADEPVSALDVSIQAQVLNLLQDLQKEFGLTYLFIAHDLGVVRHISDRVGVMYLGQMMELADSEALYDSPKHPYTQALLSAVPVPDVAYKKERIVLKGDVPSPANPPAGCPFHLRCPKVMEACASVRPDFKEVEPGHYTACHLYD, from the coding sequence ATGACAGAAACTTTATTAAAAGTGGACAACTTGAAGAAGTTTTTCCCCATTCACGGCGGCTTGCTCGGGCGTAAAGTCGGAGAAGTAAAAGCTGTGGATGACATTTCTTTTTATATTAATAAAGGTGAAACGCTAGGGCTGGTGGGGGAGAGTGGATGTGGCAAGTCCACAACTGGCCGCATGCTTCTCCGCCTGCTTGATCCCACAGAAGGGAAGATCGAATTTGAGGGGCGGGATTTAACAAAGTTATCGAAAGAAGAAATGCGAAAGATGCGCAAAGAAATTCAAATGGTATTTCAGGACCCATTCGCTTCACTGAATCCGCGCCATACAGTCGAAAAGATTCTTGAGGAACCGCTCATTGTGCATGGGGTGAAGAACAAAGAAGAGCGTAAAAAACGTGTTCGGGAGCTATTGGAAACAGTAGGGTTAAGCAGCTGGCATGCGAAGCGCTATCCTCACCAATTTTCAGGTGGACAGCGACAGCGTATCGGCATTGCCAGAGCGCTTGCTGTTCATCCCAAGCTAATTGTTGCTGACGAACCGGTATCTGCTCTTGACGTATCTATCCAGGCGCAAGTGTTAAATTTGCTGCAGGATCTACAAAAGGAATTTGGACTTACTTATTTATTTATTGCCCATGATCTGGGCGTCGTGCGTCATATAAGTGATCGTGTAGGGGTCATGTATCTAGGTCAGATGATGGAGCTGGCAGACAGTGAAGCACTATATGATTCACCAAAACACCCTTATACTCAAGCGTTGTTGTCTGCTGTACCGGTTCCTGATGTTGCTTATAAAAAAGAAAGAATTGTCCTTAAAGGAGATGTGCCAAGTCCGGCCAATCCACCGGCTGGCTGTCCATTCCATTTGCGCTGTCCAAAAGTAATGGAGGCATGCGCCTCAGTACGGCCTGATTTTAAAGAAGTGGAACCAGGTCATTACACTGCTTGTCATTTATATGACTGA